A DNA window from Candidatus Protochlamydia naegleriophila contains the following coding sequences:
- the prfB gene encoding peptide chain release factor 2 — MVFFTCGGIFDLASKEARVKELETLMEENTFWNNPEQAQQVINECRDLRAWTIPYQELSKRFEDCKALLPDAYELNEESLIQELLADLDSVEKVLSDLEVRRMLSGEMDNKDCYLTINSGAGGTEACDWAHMLSRMYQRWAAKRGWKVEIIDFVDGEVVGLKSITMRFQGSYAYGYAKAEKGVHRLVRISPFDSNAKRHTSFASVDVSPEITTDIQIEIRPDDLRIDTYRSSGAGGQHVNKTDSAVRLTHIPTGIVVSCQNQRSQVQNKEACFQMLRSKLYELEVLEREKAINSLKGEKMDNAWGSQIRNYVFQPYTLVKDTRTKAESGNIQAVMDGEIDEFVNAYLKEFG; from the coding sequence ATCGTCTTCTTCACATGTGGAGGTATCTTTGACTTGGCTTCGAAGGAAGCGCGCGTAAAAGAATTAGAAACATTGATGGAAGAGAATACTTTCTGGAACAATCCAGAACAGGCACAGCAAGTGATAAATGAATGCCGGGACTTGCGGGCTTGGACGATTCCTTATCAGGAGTTGAGTAAGCGCTTTGAAGATTGCAAAGCATTGCTTCCAGATGCCTATGAATTAAATGAAGAATCATTAATTCAAGAGCTGTTAGCTGATTTGGATTCCGTTGAGAAAGTATTGAGCGATCTCGAAGTTCGCAGAATGTTATCTGGCGAGATGGACAACAAGGATTGCTATTTGACCATCAATTCAGGAGCTGGCGGTACAGAAGCTTGTGATTGGGCGCATATGTTGTCTCGCATGTATCAACGATGGGCTGCCAAACGGGGCTGGAAAGTTGAGATCATCGATTTTGTCGATGGAGAAGTTGTCGGATTGAAAAGCATTACGATGCGTTTTCAAGGCAGCTATGCGTATGGCTATGCCAAAGCCGAAAAAGGAGTGCATCGCTTGGTGCGCATTTCACCTTTTGACAGCAATGCTAAGAGGCATACAAGTTTTGCCTCTGTCGATGTATCGCCTGAAATTACAACAGACATTCAGATTGAAATTCGACCAGATGATCTTAGGATCGATACCTATCGCTCGTCAGGAGCTGGTGGACAGCACGTCAATAAGACCGACTCGGCTGTGCGTTTAACGCACATACCAACGGGGATTGTGGTCTCTTGCCAAAACCAACGCAGTCAAGTGCAGAACAAAGAAGCCTGCTTTCAGATGCTCCGTTCAAAGCTTTATGAATTGGAAGTATTGGAAAGGGAGAAGGCCATTAATTCTCTTAAGGGAGAAAAGATGGATAATGCATGGGGAAGCCAGATTCGCAACTATGTTTTCCAGCCTTATACCCTGGTTAAAGACACGAGAACAAAGGCGGAGTCGGGCAATATTCAAGCTGTGATGGACGGAGAAATAGATGAATTCGTTAACGCATACTTAAAGGAGTTTGGCTAA
- a CDS encoding GNAT family N-acetyltransferase, which translates to MGNQQQVPSGVEVRYTEPGDAKYLKEWLLEPSIQRWFPMDDEVEIDDAVMRWIAFYRYKCSLTILKDGVPCGIATLYLQPYRKLAHQCEFGIIVGQGFRNQGVGTYLMNSIIHLAKEKFKIELLHLQVYAENPAMNLYKRFGFKEFGRQNSWIKEQDRYVGRVFMERFL; encoded by the coding sequence ATGGGAAATCAACAACAAGTGCCATCCGGAGTCGAGGTTCGCTACACAGAGCCTGGTGATGCCAAATATCTTAAAGAGTGGTTATTGGAGCCTAGCATCCAGCGGTGGTTTCCGATGGATGACGAGGTAGAGATTGACGATGCCGTTATGCGTTGGATTGCCTTTTATCGCTATAAATGCAGTTTGACAATTTTAAAAGATGGAGTTCCTTGTGGAATTGCCACGCTTTATTTGCAGCCTTACCGCAAGTTGGCTCATCAATGCGAATTTGGGATTATTGTAGGGCAAGGTTTTCGCAATCAGGGAGTTGGAACTTACCTGATGAATAGTATCATTCATCTGGCAAAAGAAAAATTCAAGATCGAATTACTGCATTTACAAGTTTATGCCGAAAATCCGGCTATGAATTTATACAAGCGCTTTGGATTCAAAGAATTTGGCCGTCAAAATTCTTGGATCAAAGAGCAAGATCGTTACGTGGGACGTGTTTTTATGGAGAGATTTTTATAA
- a CDS encoding YebC/PmpR family DNA-binding transcriptional regulator, giving the protein MAGHSKWANIRHRKGKADAKKGKIFSRVAKEIISAVKLGGADMKNNPRLRLALQKARDANMPNENVERNIKKASSADQADYHEMTYELYGHGGVGIVVDVMTDNKNRISSDMRIATNKRGGTVATPGAVTFNFDRKGVLQISKKNAIEDELFLAATEAGAEDFEVGDETFIITTDPAHLYNVKEAINHLGFACEEAELEMIPKSYVECDVETAKENLALIEWLDELEDVDAVYHNMKIPDELQQDEE; this is encoded by the coding sequence ATGGCAGGTCATAGTAAATGGGCAAATATTCGACATCGCAAAGGTAAGGCGGATGCGAAGAAGGGAAAAATCTTTTCTCGCGTCGCCAAAGAGATCATTAGTGCTGTTAAGTTGGGCGGAGCGGATATGAAAAACAATCCCCGTTTACGCTTAGCCTTGCAAAAGGCCCGGGATGCCAATATGCCCAATGAAAACGTCGAACGCAACATTAAAAAAGCCTCAAGCGCCGATCAAGCCGATTACCACGAAATGACTTACGAGTTGTATGGGCATGGAGGGGTTGGTATTGTCGTCGATGTCATGACCGATAACAAGAATCGCATTTCCTCAGACATGCGCATTGCAACTAACAAGCGTGGCGGCACTGTGGCGACTCCTGGGGCGGTGACTTTCAACTTTGATCGCAAAGGCGTTTTACAAATCAGCAAAAAGAATGCAATCGAGGATGAGTTATTTTTGGCTGCCACAGAAGCTGGAGCCGAAGATTTTGAAGTTGGTGATGAAACCTTCATTATTACAACGGATCCAGCTCACCTTTATAACGTTAAAGAAGCGATCAACCACCTAGGGTTTGCCTGCGAAGAGGCTGAATTGGAAATGATTCCTAAGTCATATGTGGAATGCGATGTTGAAACGGCTAAAGAAAATTTGGCACTTATCGAGTGGTTAGATGAGCTGGAAGACGTCGATGCAGTCTACCACAACATGAAAATTCCTGATGAATTGCAACAAGATGAGGAGTAG
- a CDS encoding anthranilate synthase component I family protein — translation MIHAIAPMHYQTFSLNTFSVEQLLTAANYFADWHGTCLLFSGGVLDSAQRSFLALFPFESVTARGKDLVIRKGDTEQRVTCANPWEGLQEFYFKSFAQHAEAYAFGFFGYEMGIFADPDSTLSYTPCSLTPDAYWQQCAVVLVYEHATQAASVRVALSAIDGLPIAQKEWVMRLATEEGWRFLSEQTLRTHSQDKPPLKIVSIPNRQSAFLASIEQAKEWIRAGDVYQVNLSQPFIFEGQRRPFDVFLQVSQLNPAPFSAYLKTEDYTLVSTSPERFLQKQADCLETRPIKGTIQRGKNIEEDELFKKQLLASPKEKAELLMITDLMRNDLGRISLPGSVKTLDIWRCEAYANVFHLLSIIRSQVCNFTPIELIRACFPGGSITGCPKLKAMECIQTLEKRPRGIYTGSLGYMTGRNDFDLNIAIRTLVFAGDTIHLQLGGGIVIDSNPEQEYQETLFKGDSIFKVLSQ, via the coding sequence ATGATTCACGCAATAGCTCCGATGCATTATCAAACCTTCAGTTTAAATACTTTTTCTGTAGAGCAGTTATTGACTGCAGCCAATTACTTTGCTGATTGGCATGGAACATGCCTGCTGTTTTCTGGAGGGGTGCTCGATTCCGCTCAGCGCTCTTTTTTGGCATTATTTCCTTTTGAGTCTGTCACAGCGCGCGGCAAGGATCTTGTTATTCGAAAAGGAGATACTGAACAGAGGGTGACTTGTGCTAACCCTTGGGAAGGGCTGCAAGAGTTTTATTTCAAGTCTTTTGCTCAGCACGCGGAGGCCTATGCTTTTGGTTTCTTTGGCTATGAAATGGGGATATTCGCAGATCCAGACTCTACCTTGTCCTATACTCCTTGTTCATTGACTCCCGATGCGTATTGGCAGCAATGTGCAGTCGTACTCGTATATGAGCATGCGACGCAAGCAGCATCGGTGAGAGTCGCCCTCTCAGCGATTGACGGGTTGCCTATTGCGCAAAAAGAGTGGGTCATGCGGCTGGCTACAGAGGAGGGATGGCGCTTTTTGAGCGAGCAAACCCTCAGAACCCATTCTCAAGACAAGCCTCCTTTAAAGATAGTTTCCATTCCCAATCGCCAATCGGCTTTTCTAGCCTCAATCGAACAGGCCAAGGAGTGGATTCGAGCAGGCGATGTCTACCAGGTTAACTTGTCGCAACCGTTTATTTTTGAGGGACAAAGGCGCCCATTTGACGTTTTTCTGCAAGTCAGTCAGTTAAATCCCGCCCCTTTTTCGGCCTACTTGAAGACAGAAGACTATACTCTTGTGTCGACCTCTCCAGAACGCTTCTTGCAAAAGCAGGCTGATTGCTTGGAAACGCGTCCCATTAAAGGAACGATTCAGAGAGGAAAAAATATAGAGGAAGATGAGCTGTTTAAAAAGCAGTTGCTTGCATCGCCTAAAGAAAAAGCAGAGCTTCTCATGATTACCGATTTGATGCGCAATGACTTGGGCCGGATCAGCCTTCCAGGAAGCGTCAAAACGCTTGATATTTGGCGTTGCGAAGCTTATGCCAATGTCTTCCACCTTCTCTCCATCATCCGCTCTCAAGTATGCAACTTTACACCTATCGAGCTTATTCGCGCCTGTTTTCCAGGAGGATCCATCACTGGCTGTCCTAAACTCAAAGCGATGGAATGCATTCAAACGTTGGAAAAAAGGCCAAGAGGCATCTATACCGGTTCTTTGGGCTATATGACAGGCCGGAATGATTTTGATTTGAATATTGCCATTCGCACACTTGTTTTTGCCGGTGATACGATTCATTTACAGCTAGGTGGAGGGATTGTTATTGACTCGAATCCTGAACAGGAGTATCAAGAAACCCTGTTTAAAGGGGATTCGATTTTTAAAGTCCTTTCACAATAA
- a CDS encoding aminotransferase class IV: protein MTLKWVCLDGNYLLEEQATLPISDRGFLYGDGLFTTVRIHQGRAEFLRPHLQRLTHQCEQLGIHSPVIKPEWIEELVERNAAGTGTWRLKIVVTGGEDPALTLSSRAPGLILLTLKPYRLEPFVECRLSLYPDPVVRPLAFFKSLAYLDRLWINHYAHSKGYDDAIVCNCEGYLLETAFSNLFWMDEAHLYVPDSTLPYLQGIILNQLIDHFELKVVPVKAGLEDIPFGSAVFTCNSLAHVRPVIEIDRRLFQRNAWLEECLQKAIERALHADTHSA from the coding sequence ATGACGCTTAAGTGGGTTTGTCTAGATGGCAACTATCTTTTAGAAGAGCAAGCGACTCTCCCCATTTCGGATCGAGGTTTTCTTTATGGGGATGGTCTGTTTACGACTGTGCGCATTCATCAAGGGCGAGCCGAATTTTTACGCCCTCATCTTCAGCGTCTCACTCACCAATGTGAACAATTGGGGATTCACTCTCCAGTCATCAAACCCGAGTGGATTGAGGAATTGGTTGAGCGCAATGCGGCAGGAACTGGGACCTGGCGTTTGAAAATTGTGGTGACGGGAGGGGAAGATCCGGCCCTGACGCTTTCCTCCCGTGCGCCTGGACTCATTTTATTGACACTTAAGCCTTATCGCCTAGAACCTTTTGTTGAGTGCCGCCTGAGCCTCTATCCAGATCCTGTCGTCCGCCCTTTGGCTTTTTTTAAATCGCTGGCCTATTTAGATCGGTTATGGATCAATCATTATGCGCATTCAAAAGGCTATGATGATGCTATCGTATGCAATTGCGAGGGGTATTTGTTGGAAACTGCCTTTTCCAATTTATTTTGGATGGATGAAGCCCATCTTTACGTCCCTGATTCTACTCTTCCTTATCTGCAGGGAATTATTTTAAATCAGTTGATCGATCACTTCGAGCTAAAAGTGGTGCCAGTTAAGGCAGGACTCGAAGACATTCCTTTTGGCTCTGCTGTGTTTACTTGCAATTCGTTGGCTCATGTTCGCCCCGTCATTGAAATTGACAGGCGCCTTTTTCAAAGAAATGCCTGGCTGGAAGAATGTTTGCAAAAGGCGATCGAAAGAGCGCTGCACGCCGATACGCATTCTGCCTAA
- the proS gene encoding proline--tRNA ligase: MTKEKSAISPTREDDYPEWYQQVIKAADLAENSPVRGCMVIKPWGYGIWETIQRQLDDRIKATGHENAYFPLFIPLSFFEKEAAHVEGFAKECAVVTHHRLEEKDGRLIPAGPLEEPLVVRPTSETIIGDSFSRWVESYRDLPLLINQWANVVRWEMRPRIFLRTTEFLWQEGHTAHATHEEALQETLTMLEVYRSFVEDVLAIPVIVGEKSPGERFPGAVSTFTLEAMMQDRKALQSCTSHYLGQNFAKASNIRFSNKEGQLEYAYTTSWGMTTRLIGSLIMCHGDDDGLRLPPRIAHKQIVIIPVIPKPELEEAILQYAENLAAELRKQTFYGKSLSVHIDKRDKRGGEKNWEWIKKGIPLRLEVGPRDLEAQAVMVARRDQSPKDKQAMPMQQFVQDAASILEEIQQTYYAQAKAYRDAHIYKHLETFEQMRAFFTSKNEDKPEIHGGFVLAKWCGDPATEEMLSDLKVTIRCLPLNQSGTKGRCILTGKEATIDAIFAKSY; encoded by the coding sequence ATGACAAAAGAAAAAAGTGCCATTAGTCCAACAAGAGAAGATGATTATCCAGAATGGTATCAACAGGTCATCAAAGCGGCCGATTTAGCTGAAAATTCTCCGGTCCGCGGTTGCATGGTCATTAAGCCTTGGGGATATGGAATCTGGGAAACTATTCAACGCCAATTGGACGATCGCATCAAGGCGACAGGTCACGAAAATGCTTACTTCCCTCTTTTTATTCCGTTAAGCTTTTTTGAGAAAGAGGCTGCCCACGTCGAGGGATTTGCTAAAGAATGCGCAGTCGTGACGCACCACCGCCTTGAAGAAAAAGATGGCCGCCTAATTCCAGCAGGACCTTTGGAAGAGCCCTTAGTCGTACGTCCGACTTCTGAGACGATCATTGGTGATTCTTTTTCACGCTGGGTTGAATCGTACCGTGACTTACCTCTTCTTATCAACCAATGGGCTAACGTCGTTCGCTGGGAAATGCGTCCCCGCATTTTCTTGCGTACAACCGAGTTCCTTTGGCAGGAAGGGCATACTGCTCACGCGACTCATGAAGAGGCCTTACAGGAGACCTTGACCATGTTAGAGGTATACCGCTCTTTTGTAGAAGATGTGCTTGCCATTCCGGTCATCGTGGGTGAAAAGTCACCTGGCGAGCGTTTTCCGGGCGCTGTCAGCACCTTTACATTAGAGGCCATGATGCAAGACCGCAAAGCCTTGCAATCGTGTACTTCTCACTATTTGGGGCAGAACTTTGCTAAGGCATCTAACATCCGATTCAGCAATAAGGAAGGGCAATTAGAGTACGCTTATACGACTTCATGGGGAATGACGACGCGCTTGATTGGAAGCTTGATCATGTGTCATGGCGATGATGATGGGCTGAGACTGCCTCCTCGTATTGCTCACAAGCAGATAGTGATCATTCCAGTTATTCCAAAACCAGAGCTGGAAGAAGCCATTCTACAATACGCTGAAAACTTGGCTGCCGAATTGAGAAAGCAAACATTTTATGGTAAATCGCTTAGTGTACACATTGACAAACGCGATAAGCGTGGTGGAGAGAAGAATTGGGAATGGATCAAAAAAGGGATTCCATTGCGCTTAGAAGTGGGTCCTCGTGATTTAGAGGCGCAGGCTGTCATGGTTGCAAGACGCGATCAGAGCCCAAAAGATAAACAAGCGATGCCGATGCAGCAGTTCGTTCAGGATGCAGCATCTATCCTCGAAGAAATCCAACAAACGTATTACGCACAAGCTAAAGCCTATCGCGATGCACACATTTACAAGCACCTTGAAACGTTCGAGCAAATGCGCGCGTTTTTCACCTCAAAGAACGAAGACAAGCCTGAAATTCACGGCGGCTTTGTTCTAGCAAAGTGGTGCGGAGATCCGGCGACCGAAGAAATGCTAAGCGACTTAAAAGTCACGATTCGCTGCCTGCCACTCAATCAAAGCGGAACAAAAGGTCGCTGCATCTTGACGGGTAAAGAAGCAACAATCGATGCCATTTTTGCCAAGTCATACTAA
- a CDS encoding TerC/Alx family metal homeostasis membrane protein yields the protein MGIADSYHWLVFNSIILILLGLDLWHFYYKPHSIKFKEAILTSIAWIALAFLFNGWLYYQFGSQTALNFLTGYLLEKSLSVDNLFIFLLVFSHFKVPDDCKHRVLFYGVLGALIMRGLLIWGGISLIHHFEWAFYLFGIFLIYTGIKMALSKEIDLKIEENRIYRFIQSRIGITSGYHGQAFLVKEGTKWVATPLLLVVILIEMADLVFALDSIPAILGITTDPFIVYTSNVLAILGLRSLFFVLEGLMQRFYLLHYALAFILVFIGFKMLLESVITIPTFVALGILLSMLALAVVGSFLFPSVAKEGEQNKL from the coding sequence ATGGGAATAGCCGATTCTTATCACTGGCTTGTCTTCAATAGCATCATTTTGATCTTGCTAGGACTTGATCTATGGCATTTTTACTACAAACCCCACTCCATTAAATTTAAAGAGGCTATCCTAACGTCCATTGCTTGGATTGCGCTAGCTTTTCTATTTAACGGCTGGCTTTACTATCAATTTGGCTCACAAACGGCCCTTAATTTTTTAACCGGTTATCTGCTTGAAAAATCGCTCAGCGTCGATAACTTATTCATTTTCCTGCTCGTTTTTTCCCACTTCAAGGTACCAGACGATTGCAAACATCGCGTGCTGTTTTACGGAGTCCTCGGTGCACTTATCATGCGCGGTCTGCTCATCTGGGGAGGAATATCGCTCATCCATCACTTTGAATGGGCCTTTTATCTCTTCGGCATCTTTTTGATCTACACGGGCATCAAAATGGCTCTTTCTAAAGAAATTGATCTTAAAATCGAAGAAAACCGGATCTACCGCTTCATTCAATCAAGAATTGGAATTACTTCCGGCTACCATGGACAGGCCTTTTTGGTTAAAGAGGGGACAAAATGGGTGGCAACTCCCCTTTTGCTCGTTGTCATCCTAATCGAAATGGCCGACTTGGTGTTTGCACTCGATTCCATTCCCGCCATTTTGGGAATTACAACCGATCCGTTCATCGTATACACTTCCAATGTCTTAGCTATTTTAGGACTCCGCTCCCTATTTTTTGTCTTAGAAGGACTCATGCAACGCTTCTATCTGCTACATTATGCCTTAGCCTTTATTTTGGTTTTCATTGGCTTTAAAATGCTCTTAGAAAGCGTCATCACAATCCCAACTTTTGTAGCCCTCGGCATCCTGCTATCAATGCTCGCCCTAGCCGTCGTTGGCTCCTTCTTGTTTCCCTCAGTTGCAAAAGAAGGTGAACAAAACAAGCTCTAA
- a CDS encoding insulinase family protein encodes MAHNWIKWLIVMGMCLHSPLKSEEPYESVKDRAQLPILTPSFAGRETSKIRLSNGLEAYLISDPQATQSGAVLTVQAGSWEDPEAYPGLAHFLEHMLFLGTEKYPIESDYDRFIRAHGGLSNAYTTSDHTLYLFSVNNQAFEEALDRFASFFKTPLFNPSGVSRELQAIDQEFSKNLNSDDIREHYVQKELSNPEHPYHRFSAGNSTTLSAVSQQVLKEWYKNHYSANLMRLIVYSKDPLDKLKALVVEDFSGIPNSNRSPLQTSLPVLQESREGEIVYIEPLRDMRTLRLTWEIPLSIDQEQIYQPETILCYVLGHEGEGSLLASLKQDNLAEELSCGGYRLGAQNLLFTLQIKLTEEGLQKINTVIGRCFQAIKMLNDKPFPTYLFDEVKKIATFRYQYQSQDNPFDYLMQMGGWLAHEKLATFPEYTQIPQAFDPKVIQAFLGKLTPKRVAITVIANPQEHPIPLNKKEKWMGIPYSTQQLPKEQLELWNQLPLNPALYLPEPNPFIPEKLSLASPLGEELARQRTIPLPSTLIDTEQAKIYFYKDTYFQLPEIVWDFEIQSPLINKREAFNAVATDLYLKCLEEALKPFSYPAELANLAYEIKQEERGVILSINGYSDKAEILFDRILERLKTCKPAEAQFQLFKNSLLRSYLNFNEESALEQGIEVFQTLLYKSYATHKQKAEAIQLLNYEQFLNYVDHLYDQTYVRGLLYGNIEEKQAHRLWNHLQSTLSSQVFPQGQRPTEQIVILPEQGPYLLDVAIKTPSNATILAIEDPLFSFQARAAQQILSQAMGSSFYATLRTKQQTGYLVFSMAEEFNRRLFSLFAVQSNTHDPRDLLARFELFIEDYLQEMGKTELLKDRFDTVREALLEKIKQPPQNLIEMGELLRTLALKYEGDFEWITKRIQGFQELTYEKFLEFTVQFLGKENKRRVAILAKGTTASPKNLSYIPLQSAAELKELSKYSHVDE; translated from the coding sequence ATGGCGCACAACTGGATTAAATGGCTGATAGTAATGGGAATGTGTCTACACTCTCCTCTTAAGAGTGAAGAGCCGTATGAAAGCGTCAAAGATCGGGCGCAGCTCCCCATCTTAACTCCTTCCTTTGCAGGAAGAGAGACCTCGAAAATCCGGCTGTCCAATGGACTCGAAGCCTACTTAATTTCAGACCCACAAGCCACACAGTCGGGAGCCGTTCTAACTGTTCAAGCAGGTAGCTGGGAAGATCCCGAAGCTTATCCCGGACTTGCCCACTTTTTGGAGCATATGCTCTTTTTGGGAACAGAAAAATATCCAATCGAATCCGATTACGACCGTTTTATTCGGGCTCATGGAGGCCTATCGAATGCCTACACAACGAGCGACCATACCCTTTATCTCTTCTCTGTCAATAACCAAGCGTTTGAAGAAGCTCTCGACCGCTTCGCCTCCTTCTTCAAAACACCTCTATTCAACCCCTCTGGGGTTTCAAGAGAGCTACAAGCGATCGATCAGGAATTTTCCAAGAATCTCAATAGCGACGACATTCGCGAACACTACGTACAAAAAGAACTAAGTAACCCTGAACACCCTTACCACCGCTTCAGTGCAGGCAATTCGACAACTTTATCCGCCGTTTCACAACAAGTCTTAAAAGAGTGGTACAAGAACCACTACAGTGCCAACTTGATGCGCTTGATTGTGTATTCTAAAGACCCGCTCGATAAGCTCAAGGCCTTGGTCGTAGAAGACTTTAGCGGGATTCCAAACTCCAACCGATCCCCTTTGCAGACCAGTTTACCAGTCTTGCAAGAGAGCCGCGAAGGGGAAATTGTTTATATCGAACCTTTACGAGACATGCGCACCTTACGTTTGACATGGGAAATTCCCTTATCCATCGATCAAGAGCAGATCTATCAACCGGAGACAATTCTCTGCTACGTGCTGGGGCATGAGGGAGAAGGCAGCTTGCTTGCCTCTTTAAAGCAAGATAACCTTGCAGAAGAATTATCATGCGGAGGCTATCGCCTTGGAGCTCAAAATCTTCTTTTCACCCTTCAGATCAAGCTGACTGAAGAGGGCTTGCAAAAAATCAATACAGTCATCGGAAGATGCTTCCAAGCCATAAAAATGCTCAATGACAAGCCTTTTCCAACCTATCTCTTTGACGAGGTCAAAAAAATTGCCACCTTCCGCTATCAATACCAGTCGCAAGACAACCCTTTTGATTACCTCATGCAAATGGGCGGATGGCTCGCACATGAAAAACTCGCCACGTTTCCGGAATACACCCAAATTCCTCAAGCATTCGATCCCAAAGTCATTCAAGCTTTTTTGGGTAAATTAACTCCCAAACGAGTGGCCATTACGGTTATTGCTAACCCGCAAGAGCACCCCATTCCATTGAATAAAAAAGAAAAATGGATGGGAATTCCCTATAGCACGCAACAATTGCCAAAGGAACAATTAGAGCTCTGGAATCAGCTTCCTCTTAATCCCGCTCTTTACTTACCGGAGCCGAACCCCTTTATTCCAGAAAAGCTCAGCCTTGCCTCTCCTCTAGGAGAGGAGTTGGCCAGACAACGCACCATCCCGCTCCCCTCAACCTTGATCGATACAGAACAAGCAAAAATCTATTTTTACAAAGATACCTACTTCCAGCTGCCTGAAATCGTCTGGGACTTTGAAATTCAAAGCCCCCTCATCAATAAAAGAGAGGCATTCAATGCCGTTGCAACCGACCTCTATCTCAAATGCTTGGAAGAAGCCCTAAAACCCTTTAGCTATCCGGCAGAGCTTGCCAATCTGGCTTATGAAATTAAGCAGGAAGAGCGAGGCGTTATTCTGAGCATCAATGGCTACAGCGACAAGGCTGAAATTTTATTTGATCGCATTTTAGAGAGGCTCAAGACTTGCAAGCCGGCCGAAGCTCAATTCCAACTATTTAAAAACTCTCTTCTACGCAGCTATTTAAACTTCAATGAAGAAAGTGCTCTAGAGCAAGGGATCGAAGTCTTTCAAACGCTCCTTTACAAGTCTTACGCTACCCACAAGCAAAAAGCCGAAGCCATCCAACTTCTTAACTATGAACAGTTTTTAAACTACGTCGACCATCTCTACGATCAGACCTATGTAAGAGGCTTGCTTTACGGCAATATTGAAGAAAAGCAAGCTCACCGGCTATGGAACCATTTGCAGTCCACCTTATCAAGCCAGGTTTTCCCACAAGGCCAAAGGCCGACTGAACAAATAGTCATTTTACCAGAACAAGGCCCATACCTGCTTGATGTGGCAATTAAAACGCCTTCAAATGCTACGATCCTGGCCATCGAAGATCCCCTTTTCTCTTTCCAGGCGCGTGCCGCACAACAAATTCTTTCACAAGCCATGGGCAGCTCTTTTTATGCTACTTTAAGAACCAAGCAGCAGACCGGCTATCTTGTTTTTAGCATGGCTGAAGAATTTAACAGGCGTCTCTTTAGCCTATTTGCCGTGCAGTCCAATACACATGACCCGCGCGATCTGTTGGCACGTTTCGAACTCTTCATCGAAGATTATTTGCAAGAAATGGGCAAAACTGAACTTCTAAAAGATCGTTTTGATACTGTCCGCGAAGCTCTTTTAGAGAAAATCAAACAACCGCCGCAAAACCTGATTGAGATGGGAGAGCTCCTTAGAACGCTTGCCTTAAAATATGAGGGGGACTTTGAATGGATAACCAAACGGATTCAAGGATTCCAAGAGCTAACCTATGAAAAATTTTTAGAATTTACCGTGCAATTTTTAGGAAAAGAGAATAAAAGACGTGTAGCCATTTTGGCTAAAGGCACAACTGCATCGCCTAAAAATCTTTCCTATATTCCATTGCAAAGCGCAGCAGAATTGAAAGAATTAAGCAAATATTCACACGTGGACGAATAA